A genomic window from Anthonomus grandis grandis chromosome 2, icAntGran1.3, whole genome shotgun sequence includes:
- the LOC126750026 gene encoding uncharacterized protein LOC126750026: MAAIDVELFITEVEKRPALYNTKQKEYSDKNLKKKLWTELCEKFIENWNELGDKEKNEKGNELQKRWKNLRTCFKREYDAQKNIASGSGAKKRRKYLYFEQLLFLRDSIESRISYNSLEQGTDDVEDNTETREEESEASEATQLRTGAKTDHSRKKIYQKKTHQKTYEESLLQILREKKDIENEIDEDKYFFLSLLPSLKKINEDQKFIARTEILNVIRRVRMSGSGQNQIPHEANALHHQNTAKSLAVNIPSTSAEGSHYGDDRNSSLHSPTYSYHQEGYNNVIESSNRNPTYTAAQYISDFSAGQVQVYANTSQQQIDDESEMSSLLELH; encoded by the exons atggCTGCTATAGATGTCGAATTGTTTATTACTGAAGTCGAAAAACGACCAGCATTATACAATACGAAACAAAAAGAATATtcagataaaaatctaaagaaaaaattatggacTGAATTATGTGAAAAATTCATTGAGAATTGGAATGAACTTGGGGATAAGGAAAAGAATGAAAAAG gtaACGAGTTAcaaaaaagatggaaaaatcTTAGGACATGTTTTAAAAGAGAGTACGATGCTCAAAAGAATATTGCCTCTGGTTCTGGGGCTAAAAAGAGAAGGAAATATCTTTACTTTGAGCAGCTTTTATTTCTGCGGGATTCTATAGAAAGCAGAATTAGTTACAACAGTCTCGAACAAGGTACTGATGATGTGGAAGATAACACAGAAACCAGAGAGGAAGAATCAGAAGCTAGTGAAGCTACGCAACTTCGTACTGGTGCCAAGACTGACCAttctagaaagaaaatttaccaAAAGAAAACTCATCAGAAAACATATGAGGAATCTCTGCTTCAGATTTTGAGGGAAAAAAAGGATATAGAGAATGAAATTGAcgaagataaatatttttttttgtctctactcccttcattaaaaaaaattaatgaagaccAAAAATTTATTGCACGAACGGAAATCCTGAATGTGATAAGACGCGTTCGTATGTCGGGAAGCGGCCAAAATCAAATTCCCCATGAAGCAAATGCTTTGCACCACCAAAATACTGCCAAAAGTCTTGCTGTAAATATTCCTTCAACTAGTGCAGAAGGATCACATTATGGAGATGATAGAAATAGTTCTTTGCACTCGCCAACATATTCCTACCACCAAGAAGGTTATAACAATGTTATAGAAAGCAGCAATCGCAATCCAACCTATACTGCAGCACAATATATTTCAGACTTTTCCGCAGGACAGGTACAGGTTTATGCAAATACGTCCCAACAGCAAATTGATGATGAGTCAGAAATGTCGTCTCTGCTTGAATTACATTAA